Genomic DNA from Niallia circulans:
GGGGCCGGAGTTGTGGAAGCAGTTGGTGCTGGAGTAAAGGATATTAGCGTTGGTGACCGGATTGCTTTTGCAGATGTTCCTTATGCCAATGCTGAATTAGTAGCAGTTCCTGCCGATAAAGCGATTCCTGTTCCTGCTGATATTACTTTTGAAGAAGCGGCAGCAGTTTTGCTCCAAGGGTTAACAGCACAGTATTTGTCTGCAGACAGCTTTACTGTGAAACAAGGAGACTTCGTGGTTGTTCATTCAGCCGCTGGCGGTGTTGGACAGCTGCTTGTGCAATTGGCAAAGCTTAAAGGCGCGGTAGTTATTGCGATTGCTTCGACATCAGAGAAGGCGGCAGCAGCAAAAGCGGCAGGAGCAGACCACACATTAACATATGAAGGAGACTGGATTGCTGCAGTTAAGAAGCTGACAGAAAAAACAGGCGCAGATGTTGTTTATGATGCTGTTGGGGCAACATTAATGCAGAGCTTTGAGGCAGCAAAAACAGGCGGGACGGTCGTATTTTACGGGATGGCTGGAGGAGATCCGCCATTGATTGATCCGCGTATGCTCATGGATACAAGCAAAACGCTAACAGGTGGAGATTTGTGGAATGTTCTTCAAACAAGAGCAGACAGAATCAGCCGTTCTGGCGAACTGTTTCAGCTAATGGCAGCAAATCGGCTCCTGCTCCCGCATATAACTACTTTTCCGTTAAGCGAGGGACAAGCTGCTCATGGTCTATTGGAAAGCAGACAAAACATCGGAAAAATAATCCTCCTGCCGTAAGGGCTGGAGGATAACGATTAGCTATTAATCCAAATAAAGCACACCACCAGCTGACACAGTAAATCCAGTTGTTCTGTAAAAGTTGGCATTATGCTCATCAAAGGAAACAGTCAAAATACCTAATCCAAAGCTTTTTGCCTCTTCAATCAAAGTCTTCACGAGCTCTACGCCAATTCCTTGTTTTTGCCTGCTTGGGTGAACGATAATATCCTCTAAATATCCATGCTCAAGTCCCATTCCACAAACATAGCCGAAAGCGATTAGCTTGCCAGCTTCATCCCTGGCTCCTGCCCAGAAATTACATCTTTCAAACAGGGCAGGGTAATCCTTGTCCCGTCTGCCCCAGCCGACAGCCTCCCGTAAATCTGGGACTTCATTATCTTGAATCGGAAGATTGACCATTATTCGCACGAGCAATTCCCTCCATAATGTTTATAAATAACTGCTATAAAGCTATTATAAAGGAATAAATATAGGCAACCGACTATTTTTTTGCAAAAAAAGAATCTTTATGAAGGTACATTCGTATAGTTACATCATGAGAGTGGGGTGATAAGTATGGGAAAAACAAAAACAGTTATGACAGGCATTTTATCAACGGCTGTCCTAATTGGGATTACAGGCTGCAGCAGCAGCGGGACAGCGACAGGCAATTCAAACAGCAATAGTGATATCCCGCCAGTTCCAGATGATACGAACTGTACAAATTGGGAATGGGATGATGATGATGGCGTTTGGGAATGTGAGGACAGCAATTCCCGCTACTACGGCCATTATTTTTATGGCGGCAAATATTATAATTCCAAGTCCTCCTTGTTGAAGAATACAAGCTACAAGAAGCAACAGCAATCAAGCAGCCCCAGTTCGAGTGTGAGCGGCGGCAGTGACTCAACAAACAAAAGCAGCGGCTTCGGCAGCGGGAAGAAGAGCTACGGAGGCTAATAAATGTTAGGAAGGAAGTGTAAAAGTGAACTTATATCTTAATTTCGGTTCTTATTTAGGAGTAGCAATCTTGCTGCTTGTCATCGGTATTCTGTTATTTATGTTAAGTACGCCAAAAATAAACGAAATGAGGCTTATCGCTGAAAAAAACGTCAGTGCAGCACTTTTGCTTGGCGGTAAGGTGATTGGACTTGCGATTGTATTAGGAGCGGCAGCTGAATATTCTGTTTCACTTATAGATATGGCAATCTGGGGAGCAATCGGAATTGTTTCGCAAATTATCGTATTTGTGTTGGCAGAGGTGGTGACAATCCGCTTTAGCATCAGCAATGCTATTAAAGAAGATAACCGGGCAGTTGGTGTGATGCTGTTTTCGTTGTCACTTGCGATCGGCTGGATTGTGGCAAAATGTCTGTCCTATTAATGAGGGAGATGTAGAATGAAGAAACTGACGTATTTTATAGACAAAGGGAATGGCCAATATGATCCATTTTATGAATATGATGTTCGGGATGTCGGTGTTGATGAGCTGTATGCACGGCAATTATGCACATACCTCATCCTAAGAGGACAGCAATATGAGCTTGTTTCCAATGAGATGGATGGCAATGAAGAGATACTCGTTATCGAGGATAGAGGCAGAAATGTATCGGTTCTTGATGAAAAGAGCTACAGAGGCCAAGGTATTCATATAGAGTTCAGGAACCATCGTGAAACAGATAACTACAAGCTATTATCTCATATCCCGATTGCAAGCCACTTTGAGGTAATCCGCTATTTATTGAAGGATATCATTGATGTGCCTGCTGTTGGCCAAATGGAGGTAACATCAACAGAAATTGATGAGGACAGAGGCGTTTATGTCCTGTACGTAAAGGACTTGGAGGAGGAGTAAGGATGGATCGCCATATAATAGACAGAAGGCGCTTCTATTCACAGATAGACAGCTTTTGGGCAGACCTTTACGGGGAGGAGTATGCCCTTTACGATGTGCACTTGTTAGAAAGAGGAGAGGTCGAAAAGATTCGTCTTATCAGTGAAAGGGTTGGCTATATTTTCTTCAAGGCTTGGAGGCTTTTGAAGGAGGTACCAGACAGGACATTCCGGGAAATGGGCTTCCCAGAAGAGGTGTTTTCCTTCCTGCGCCTTGACACGATGGAACAGGCCAGCGTCATTTCAAGGCTGGATTTAATTCCTTATAACGGCAGCTATAAATGCATTGAAATCAATGCAGATACGCCAACCTTTATCAAGGAGCTGTTTTCCATTAATGCCAAGGTTTGTGCTGAGTTCAAGGTGGAAAATCCAAATGCAGGTATGGAGGAGGCGCTAAGGAATGCTGTGCGCACTGCGATAAAAGCAGCAGCGAAAATAAGTGGCAAGGCAAGCCCGACTGTTGCCTTTACTGCTCATGATGACAATATTGAAGACAAGGAAACGATTCTTTATTTACAGGAATTATCAGAGACGCTTGGAACATACATACCGCTGCATATGCTGCAAATTGAAAGAGGCAAAGGGCTGTTTGATGTGGCTGGAAATCAGATTGATATACTGTACAGACAAACCTTTCCGATTGAAAACCTTATCCTTGATGAGGATGAGGAGGAAAATAAAATCGGTATGTGGCTGTTAGAGTTAGTTGAGGAAGGAAAGCTGTCCATTATCAATCCTCCGTCTGCATTTCTCCTGCAAAACAAGGCAGTTCAAGCAGTGATTTGGAGCCTTCATGAGCAACAGCACGCCTTCTTTACAGAAGCTGAGCATCAGTGGATAGAAAATTACTTGTTACCAACCTATTTAGAACCTGATCCATTTATAGAACAAAACACAGCTTATGTGAAAAAACCGGCATTTGGCAGAGAAGGAGACACTGTTGAAATCTACAAAGGAAGCGGCAAGCTATCAGCCGCAGACCCGCAGCAATCATATACCGACTTCCTGCCAGTCTACCAACAATACGTCGAGCATCCAAAAGCACCAATCCAAACAGAAAAAGGCAAGCAAGAAGCAAATCTCCTCGTCGGCAGCTTCCTACTCAATGGAAAACCATCAGCCATCGGACTCCGAGCTGGAGGGACAATAACGAATAACTTGTCTTATTATTTGCCTGTTGGAGTACGTTGATTAAGTGGAATACTGGATAATAAGGAAAGAGAATGTGACATAAATTTATAACATTGATTGAAACCAAACTATTTAGTGTTTATGGATTAATAGTTTGGTTTTTGTGTTTTTACGGTTTATATACAATAATTAAAAACCTTAGTGGAATGGAGCGGAGAACACTCGACTCCAGCTTCCTCCCCGCGGAAAGCGCGAGGACGAGCGCGCAATGAAACGAACTAATTTTGTAACCATATTCTATTTATATCCCGAAGCTCCATTGTTTCAAAGTTAGCTGTAATTATTATTTATTATTCGGATTTATAAAAACTATCATTTGTTTTGTCCCATTGTCATTACTAATGTTATTTTAAATAAAAAATAATATTATCCTTATCTTGTTGGCTAAGATCAGAAACTGTATCTATATAGGACAGCCATTCCTCCTCCAGCTCTGTCAAAGACTTATGTAACACAGAAGATACAGAAGCTTCCAAGTCCTCCGTATTATAAATTTTGAACAGCTCTTCAAAAGAGTATTGATTAATGATGAATTGTACAAAGGAACCTGCTTCTACATAACTAATCCAAGTTTTATAACTCGTTTGAGTGTTACCTTCAATACTGAAATAATTCATGGCCGTTTCGGGATTACCCAGTTTACTTAGACTAATGACCTCTTGTTTCCCCATAAGATATTTGACAATTTTATCAGGATTAACAGAGTTATTGGGAAAAACACTTTTATCTGGTTCTAAATAAAACTGCAAAAAAACAGCCAAACCCTCTTGTGTAAGAAAACCATAATTACCATAAAACTCATTGTTATTGCTGTTTCCAAACCCAAATAACGTATGTGAAAGCTCATGTACTAATAAATAATTATCACTATACATGTTGTATAATACAACTTTGTTCTTTTGAGCATAGCTAATTAAATTACTTTTATTAAGCTCAATCAGTATTTTCTTTGGTGGAGTATAAGTCGGGGAGTCATTTAACTCCATCATTTTTTTATAGACTATTTTTAATTCATCTGTAAGTTTATTGATTTTATTAGAGCTTAATCCACTGTTAATGATTACAAACTTCCTGTTTTCATCATTCACGCTTATGTTCAGCTCTCTTTGTTCAATTAGTCCATCTTCATTATATGTATCGCTTACAGCTTCCGTTTGTCTATTAACAAGTAATAAGGCGGTCATTATTAATGAAATAAGTAATATAATGACTAAACTTCTTTTAAATATGCTGTTCTTCATCTTCAACAATTTAATCCTTACCTCTTATGTTTATTTTGATATATATAATCATTTGATTTTGCAGAATAATAGTTAGTTATTCCTCCAATAATTAATATGGCAAAAGACCCTATTCCAAAACCAATTTGATATTTACCAACAATAATAAATCCAACCGTACTAATGATTAATAATGTAATCAAAATAATGAAAAAAACCTTAAGTTTATTCAAGCGAATTCCCTCTCAACAAGTTATTTTGACAATCAATATATATAATATTAACATAAATGTCAAAAAATTAGAAATTAACGAAAAATAATCTCTGCTGATAATGATTGAATAATTAATATTTTGAAATAGTAAATAGGTAGAATGCTTTATTTTGTGATTTTGAATACTATTATTAGAAATCTAAGTGGAATGGAGCGGATATTTCTTTATAGTTGACTTAATACTTTTACTTGAAATAGTTTTTCATCTACAGGTAATTGTTAGTGAAACTACCACTCTTTATTAATAATAATATTGTCCTATATTGTTGTGGAAAATTAGAAATTGATATCTATATAGTATAACCAATCCTATCTAACTCTGATAAAAACTTGTTTAGTATATAGTAAATAGAAAATTTCAATTTTAAATGAATTAGGTGAATATGTTTAGGTTATGAAACAATGTGACTTTTTCTACATTTATGACACACAATTGTACCATTGTCTAAATTTGTCGAAATAACTAAATAATTGACTAAATATTGTATAGTAGGAATTAAACAAATATGTAAGGGGTGGTTATAAAAAAGTTACAAAGTATGAATTAGAAACACAAGAGATGAATGTTGTTCAGTCTGTGTATGTTGTTGAAAAAAATAATATTAAGCACAATTTCTTACCCTAAATATTACAAGGAAGTGATATTTTGAAAAGAACGAGTTTCTTAAAGAAAGTGACAATATTAACCGTGTCTACATTAATCTTCACCTCAATATCTCCAATTAGCAGTTTAGCAAGTACCCCATCCTATGTTGAATCAGAACTAACAGACGTAAAATTTAACACTGAGTTAAATCAAGATATGCTGAATGAACAAGAGAAAAAAGAGATTGTAGAAGAAAATCCTTTAGATAATAAAGTTTTATCTGATGAGTTTGATCTTGTAAAAGAAACTGAAAATACTCCGTCTTTACAAGAAATGACCAGTGAAGAAGAGAAATTGTTTTATGAAATAGTAGATGAGCAAGTTCAACTAGCAGGAATAACTAATCCAAATGATCAAACAATATTTAAAGATACTTTGATTAACTTTTTTAATGAAGACTCCGAAAGCTATAATAATTTGGAGAAAGCTCAGTTGCAATTAGAAGAGAGTATTATAAAAAGTGTTGATGAAAATGAGAAATCTAATCTGGTTTCTTTCTTACAAAATGCTACAATTTCAACTTTTGGAGTAGAAACAGCAAGTGCTTTATCTAATCCTTTTAAAGGAAAAATTAAAGTAAGTGTCAAACTTGCAGGAGCTACCTTTAATACTATTCTTGGGATTGCTATCGGAGGAGGCGCGGGGCTTATACAATCATATATTATTAAAAAGGGGAAAAATGAGGCTAAGAAGCTGTTTACCAAAACAGTTGTTAGCCGATTAAAAGCTTGGGGTGCACCTAAACTAGCGACTGTAGTAGGTGTTTCTGTAATAACTGCTTTAAATTATTTAGATGTTGGGACTGCTATTGCTAAGGAAATAGATAAAAGAGATTCTAAGAAGAAAAGTGGATATATCGAAATTTATTAATATATATGGAGGTGTAATTTACTAATGAAAAAAATGATTGGTGTATTCATTGTAATAGTATGGATTACAATATTCTATTACCTTTTCAACATGATAATGCCTAAAGGTATATTATACGTTATTATTGCATTTCCGACTGTATTATTCACCTCCATCTATATACTAAGAAAATTTCAAATAAAAATTTAGAACCAAGTCTAATACTTTTTACTAAAGGTTACTGCATTTACTTAAGAGTTTTATAGATATGGAATAGAACTAAGAGGAAAAGACTCAAATGATTAATTACAACAGGAGATTAGGACAACATTTAAGTGTAGGTTAAAACTGAACTATTTTATCGATTATCGATTAATAGTTCAGTTTTTTTGTGTTCGACTTTAATACATTAATTAAAAACCTTAGTGGAATGGAGCGGAGAACACTCGACTCCAGCGGGAAATAGAGGAAAGGATGAGACCCCGCAGGCGAAGACGGGGAGGCTCATCTTCCTTCCCGCGGAAAGCGAGTGGGCGAGCGCAATGAAACCGAACTAATTTAAAGCCATACCTATGAATAATTCCAAGGTCCACTGTTATAAAGTTAGATAAAATCATTTAAAGTTCATATCTAGATAGATTATATTTTGTCTCAGCCTTTTAGTACTTACTTAACAGACCAATTATTTCCATACTAATTAATACTTAATTAGCTTTTAGAAAATTAGCTCCCTTACTAAAGATTCAAGAGAATAAATACAAAAAACTCCAAATAAATCGTTTACATTTTTGTTGACAAACAGTGAAAACGTTTTATAATGGTAAACAAAGGTAACTTAGTATACAAGTAGACAAGTGTACAGGTTAAATTCAATTCCATGGGGTGATTAATATGAATGGGAACATTATTGAAGAGTTAAAGCAAAACGCAGTTGATCTTAGAAAAACAGCACTAACAATGATTCATAAGGCACAATCTGGTCATCCTGGAGGTTCGTTTTCGGCAGCGGATATTATTGCAGCACTGTACTTTAAGGAAATGAACATCGATCCACAAAATCCTAACTGGGAGGATAGAGACCGTTTCGTTTTATCCAAAGGGCATGTTTGTCCGATTCAATACTCTGCCTTAGCGTTAAGAGGGTTCGTTGAGTATGAAACCATTTATACACTTCGCCAATTTGGCTCTCCATTTCAAGGACATCCTGATATGAAGAAGTGTCCAGGAATTGATATTTCGACAGGCTCTTTAGGTCAAGGTCTTTCCTGTGCAGTCGGCATGGCGTTGGCTGGGAAAAGAGACGAAAAAGACTACAGAGTATTTGCGATGGTTGGAGATGGCGAATGTCAGGAAGGGCAAATCTGGGAAGCTGCTCAAAGCGCTGTTAAATATGAATTAGATAACTTAGTAGTTTTTGTCGATGATAACGGCCTGCAAATTGATGGTCCGACAGAAGAAATTATGCCGAACCAAGATTTAGAGATAAAGTTTAAGTCCTTTGGATTTGAAACAACAAGAATAGACGGACACTCAATGGAGGAAATCGTTGCAGCACTCGACAGCACAAGAAATTCTAAAAATAACAAACCAAAATGTATTGTTTGTAACACAGTAAAGGGAAAAGGTGTTTCCTTTATGGAACATTCAGTTACTTGGCACGGAATTGCTCCTAATGATGAAGAATACCGAAAAGCATTGGCAGAATTAGAGGGAGGGCTAAACTAATGGGTGAAAACAAGGTGTTACAAAAGAAGGCAACAAGAGAAGCATTTGGTGATGAAATTGTCCGTCTTGGTGGATTAAATAAAGATATATATGTTGTAGATATTGATATCGGTAAGTCTTGTAAAACAACAGAATTTGCTAATAAATTTCCAAAACAGCATGTTAATGTCGGGATCGCCGAACAAAATGCCGCAGGTCTAGCAGCAGGTCTTGCGACAACAGGCAAAATTCCTTTTGTAAGCACTTACGCTGTGTTTGGCTCGATGAGAATGGCAGAACAAATTAGACAGGAAATTTGTTACCCGAACTTGAACGTGAAGATAGCTTGTTCACATGGCGGTCTGACACCAGCAAACGACGGTGCGAGCCATCAAGCAATTGAAGATATGGGTGTGTTGCGAACAATCCCTAACATGACAGTTGTGATGGGTGCCGATTATCATTCGACAAGAAAATTGGTGGCGCAGGCTGCTGAGAAATATGGTCCTGTGTATCTTCGTTTTACAAGAGATACAATGCCGTTTATTTATGATGAGAATGAAGAGTTTATAATCGGCAAGGCGAAGAAATTAAAAGAAGGCAATGACATCGCCATTATTGCTAATGGAGATACTGTCTATCTTGCATTGGAGGCTGCGAAGCAATTAGAAAATAAAGGTGTGTCTGTAAAACTACTAGATATGCATACTATCAAGCCCTTAGACAGAGAGGCAGTCGTTGAATGCTTGGATACTGGCAAGATAATCACTGTGGAAGATCACAATATCCTCAATGGTTTGGGCAGCGCTGTATGTGAAGTCGTTGCAGAAGAAGGACGAGGAAAGGTGCGCAGAATCGGTGTTCAAGATCAGTTTGGACAGTCAGCTCCATACGAAAAGCTATTAGAGCTTAACGGTATTACGATTGAAAATATTGTAAACACAGCTAATGAAATGCTTCAGTAATCTATAACTAATAAAGGGGAGAAATCACTATGTTTAAGTTAGATAATAGAGTTGCCATTGTAACAGGAAGCGGTTCAAAAAAAGGAATTGGCCGTACTATTGCATTAACGCTTGCAAAGCAAGGTGCGATTATTGTAGTGGCAGATTTAAATGAAGAAGGTATTGAAGACACTGTTCATGCGATTAAATCAGAAGGTGGAGAGGCATTTGGCGTTCTGTTGAATGTCACAAGCCAGCAATCTAATGATGAAATGGTACAAAAAATCCTTGATAAATATGGCAGAATTGATATTCTAGTAAACAATGCAGGTATCTCTCAAAAAGTATCTGTTCAAGATATGACAATTGAGGATATTACGAAAGTATTTAACGTAAATATGTTCGGACTGTTCCTATGTACACAAGCAGTATTGGAAACAATGAAAAAACAAAACTTCGGCAGAGTAATCAGCCTGTCCTCTGTTTCTGCAAAGCGTGGCGGCGGTGTTTTCGGTGGAGCCCATTATTCGGCATCAAAAGCAGCAGTTCTTGGCTTCTCTAAAAATCTAGCTCGTGAGGTAGCGCAAAATGGGATTACGGTTAACTGTGTAGCTCCTGGACTTGTGAATACAGATATTTGGAAGTCTTTACCTAAGGAACAAGCAGCTAAAGTTATTGATGGCATTCCAATGGGAAGACCTGGGGAAACAGAGGAAGTAGCAGCAGCGATTGCATTTTTAGCATCTGAAGAGGCTTCTTATATTACTGGAGAAGAAATAGACATTAATGGCGGATCACATATGGATTAATAGTAAAAGCAAATCATAGCCAAAGCACTTGTGGCTTTGGCTATGATTTAAATTAGTTTTATTGCGCTTACATATTTTAATTTTATATAATAACCTTATAGTATATTAGGTTGTCTAATAATATTAACGCAGAGAGAAGTGGTTATTATTAATTTTAATCCTGTATCCAGCAAGAAATTGTATATGCAAATATATCAGCAAATACTATCGCAAATTGAGTCAGGTACATTTAAAGTGGGCGATAAGCTGCCTGCAGAAAGAGAATTATGTGAGCAATTCGGTGTTAGCCGTGCTCCAATTCGTCAGGCACTAAGCGCGCTTGAATTAAATGGATTTATTTATTCCCGTCAAGGTGAGGGCGTATATGTAAAAAGCAATCAAAGTCTTGCAAGCAGTACTCAAGATCCCATTTCCTTTGATTCTGTCTCACCAGAGGAAATAGTGGAAGTGAGAATGAATATTGAACCGTTAATTATTAAGTTTGCTGTACAGCGTGCTACAGATGAAGAAATAGCCGTGCTACGAGCAACAATTGATAAAATGGAACAAGAAACAAAGTCAGGTGTTTATGTTCCAGAAACGGATGAAGCACTTCATTATAATATTGCGAAGGCTTCGCACAATGAATTGTTTATCAATATTATGTCAGCCATTATTAATGCCATGAAAAAACAAGAGATGTGGCAGTTCATTCGAGATCGTACTGTGACAAGACCAGATTATTTGGAAGTTAATTTAAATGAACATAAACAAATTATCGAGGCTATAGAAAAACGAGATGAGAAAAAAGCAACGGACATCATGAGTAAGCATATGCAAAATTTATATGACCGCTATTGGAAATGATGAACTGCTTTTTATTACATAATTTGTTGAGATAGCCTAAAGACGATAGAGAAAATGCTTAGGCGCTCTCAACATATTATTTAATAACGGCTTTTATTTTTTAGTATACTTAGAATACAAGATGATAAGTATACAACTATCATCAGAAAAGTAAGCGTATACAAGTTTGATGGATTACTAGATTCATCACTAAATGATTTTCGTACCAATAAAAAGGCTGGGGTGAATAATATGCCATTACTTTACGTTTCTGTTGGGGTATTAATATTAATCTTTTTAATTATGAAGCTAAAGTTAAATACTTTCTTCTCATTGATTATTGTTTCATTTATCGTCGCTCTTCTTTTAGGTATACCGTTAGAGGATATCGGACTTATTGTTGAAAATGGATTGGGCAGTACATTAGGACATATAGCTCTGATTTTTGGACTTGGTGCTATGTTAGGAAAATTAATCGCCGATGCTGGCGGGGCAAACCGAATTGCGATGACACTTATTAATAAATTTGGTAAAGAAAAGATTCATTGGGCAGTCGTAATTGCGTCCTTTATTGTCGGAATCGCTTTGTTTTATGAAGTAGCATTTGTATTGATAGTACCTATCATTTTCACCATTGCAAAAGAAGTGAAAATCTCGATTGTTAAATTGATTTTGCATATGAGTGCAGCTTTGCTGATTACGCATAGCTTCCTTCCACCACACCCAGGGATTACAACAGTGGCCAACGGACTTGGTGCAGATGTTGGAACAGTTCTTTTATACGGACTTATTATTTCCATTCCTTGTGTCATTATCGCTGGTGTTATTTATCCGAATATTGCTAAAAGAATCGTGCCAAGTGCCTTTGAAAAGGTTACACCAGATGGGGTTTTTAAAGAGGAAAAGACATTTAAAATAGAGGAAACACCAGGCTTTGGTATCAGTGTTTTTACAGCAATGCTGCCTGTGATTTTGCTGGCAATAGCTGCTGTTATAAAAATTATTGAGGAAGCCTTAAATTATCACGATGGCTTTATTTTCATGGTATTGCGATTTATTGGCGAGCCTTCGACGGCAATGATTATTTCGCTGTTAGTCGCAATTTATACAATGGGTATAAAAAGAAATATTGCCATGGTAGATTTAATGAAATCCTGTACGAAATCAATCAATTCAATTGGTATGATGCTGCTTATTATCGGTGGAGGTGGCGCCTTTAAACAAGTAATCATTGAAGGTGGTGTCGGCGAATATATCGCCGAGCTATTTGAAGGATCTGCTTTATCACCAGTTTTATTTGCTTGGATTTTGGCTGCTATATTAAGAATAGCGTTAGGGTCGGGAACAGTTGCCGCTATTTCAACTGTAGGTTTAGTAACACCAATGCTTGCGATGAATCCAGATGTGAATTTGGCACTAGTTACGTTAGCAATAGGCTGCGGCAGTACAATATGCTCTCATGTAAATGACGCTGCATTTTGGATTGTAAAGGAATATTCTGGCATGACATTAAAAGAAACATTCGGAACATATACCGTTCTTTCGACGATTTCTTCTGTCATTGGTCTGGTTTGCACACTGATATTAGACTTATTTGTATAACATATTATTGGAGGGATTACGATGAAAATAGCAATTGGATGTGACCATGGCGGAGATAATTTAAGACCAAGCATTGCGGAATATTTACAGGAATTAGGGCATGATGTAATAGAGTATTTACCTAAGTCAGGGGAAAGTACAGACTATCCTCAATATGGAAAAATGGTAGCAGAAGATGTTGTTGCAAACAAAGTAGACGCAGGTATCTTAATTTGTGGAACTGGTGTCGGCATATCAATCGCTGCTAATAAGGTTAAAGGAATCCGAGCAGTTGTCTGCAGTGAGCCTGCAACAGCAAGACTATCGAAACAGCATAATAATACGAATATTTTAGCCTTTGGCGGCAGAATAGTCGGCAGTGTATTAGCAAAGGAAATCGTGAAGGCATGGTTAGATGCTGAGTTCGAGGGAGGCAGGCATGCAAGAAGAATTAG
This window encodes:
- a CDS encoding quinone oxidoreductase family protein yields the protein MKALCFMQFGPKEVLKLMEVPDPIVQEHEIIVRTKAIGVNYADIYRRKGNYHLEGEPPYILGYEGAGVVEAVGAGVKDISVGDRIAFADVPYANAELVAVPADKAIPVPADITFEEAAAVLLQGLTAQYLSADSFTVKQGDFVVVHSAAGGVGQLLVQLAKLKGAVVIAIASTSEKAAAAKAAGADHTLTYEGDWIAAVKKLTEKTGADVVYDAVGATLMQSFEAAKTGGTVVFYGMAGGDPPLIDPRMLMDTSKTLTGGDLWNVLQTRADRISRSGELFQLMAANRLLLPHITTFPLSEGQAAHGLLESRQNIGKIILLP
- a CDS encoding GNAT family N-acetyltransferase, yielding MVNLPIQDNEVPDLREAVGWGRRDKDYPALFERCNFWAGARDEAGKLIAFGYVCGMGLEHGYLEDIIVHPSRQKQGIGVELVKTLIEEAKSFGLGILTVSFDEHNANFYRTTGFTVSAGGVLYLD
- a CDS encoding aminotransferase yhxA; protein product: MGKTKTVMTGILSTAVLIGITGCSSSGTATGNSNSNSDIPPVPDDTNCTNWEWDDDDGVWECEDSNSRYYGHYFYGGKYYNSKSSLLKNTSYKKQQQSSSPSSSVSGGSDSTNKSSGFGSGKKSYGG
- a CDS encoding DUF350 domain-containing protein encodes the protein MNLYLNFGSYLGVAILLLVIGILLFMLSTPKINEMRLIAEKNVSAALLLGGKVIGLAIVLGAAAEYSVSLIDMAIWGAIGIVSQIIVFVLAEVVTIRFSISNAIKEDNRAVGVMLFSLSLAIGWIVAKCLSY
- a CDS encoding RNA helicase, with protein sequence MKKLTYFIDKGNGQYDPFYEYDVRDVGVDELYARQLCTYLILRGQQYELVSNEMDGNEEILVIEDRGRNVSVLDEKSYRGQGIHIEFRNHRETDNYKLLSHIPIASHFEVIRYLLKDIIDVPAVGQMEVTSTEIDEDRGVYVLYVKDLEEE
- a CDS encoding glutathionylspermidine synthase family protein, giving the protein MDRHIIDRRRFYSQIDSFWADLYGEEYALYDVHLLERGEVEKIRLISERVGYIFFKAWRLLKEVPDRTFREMGFPEEVFSFLRLDTMEQASVISRLDLIPYNGSYKCIEINADTPTFIKELFSINAKVCAEFKVENPNAGMEEALRNAVRTAIKAAAKISGKASPTVAFTAHDDNIEDKETILYLQELSETLGTYIPLHMLQIERGKGLFDVAGNQIDILYRQTFPIENLILDEDEEENKIGMWLLELVEEGKLSIINPPSAFLLQNKAVQAVIWSLHEQQHAFFTEAEHQWIENYLLPTYLEPDPFIEQNTAYVKKPAFGREGDTVEIYKGSGKLSAADPQQSYTDFLPVYQQYVEHPKAPIQTEKGKQEANLLVGSFLLNGKPSAIGLRAGGTITNNLSYYLPVGVR
- a CDS encoding transketolase; amino-acid sequence: MNGNIIEELKQNAVDLRKTALTMIHKAQSGHPGGSFSAADIIAALYFKEMNIDPQNPNWEDRDRFVLSKGHVCPIQYSALALRGFVEYETIYTLRQFGSPFQGHPDMKKCPGIDISTGSLGQGLSCAVGMALAGKRDEKDYRVFAMVGDGECQEGQIWEAAQSAVKYELDNLVVFVDDNGLQIDGPTEEIMPNQDLEIKFKSFGFETTRIDGHSMEEIVAALDSTRNSKNNKPKCIVCNTVKGKGVSFMEHSVTWHGIAPNDEEYRKALAELEGGLN
- a CDS encoding transketolase family protein — translated: MGENKVLQKKATREAFGDEIVRLGGLNKDIYVVDIDIGKSCKTTEFANKFPKQHVNVGIAEQNAAGLAAGLATTGKIPFVSTYAVFGSMRMAEQIRQEICYPNLNVKIACSHGGLTPANDGASHQAIEDMGVLRTIPNMTVVMGADYHSTRKLVAQAAEKYGPVYLRFTRDTMPFIYDENEEFIIGKAKKLKEGNDIAIIANGDTVYLALEAAKQLENKGVSVKLLDMHTIKPLDREAVVECLDTGKIITVEDHNILNGLGSAVCEVVAEEGRGKVRRIGVQDQFGQSAPYEKLLELNGITIENIVNTANEMLQ
- a CDS encoding SDR family NAD(P)-dependent oxidoreductase — protein: MFKLDNRVAIVTGSGSKKGIGRTIALTLAKQGAIIVVADLNEEGIEDTVHAIKSEGGEAFGVLLNVTSQQSNDEMVQKILDKYGRIDILVNNAGISQKVSVQDMTIEDITKVFNVNMFGLFLCTQAVLETMKKQNFGRVISLSSVSAKRGGGVFGGAHYSASKAAVLGFSKNLAREVAQNGITVNCVAPGLVNTDIWKSLPKEQAAKVIDGIPMGRPGETEEVAAAIAFLASEEASYITGEEIDINGGSHMD
- a CDS encoding FadR/GntR family transcriptional regulator gives rise to the protein MQIYQQILSQIESGTFKVGDKLPAERELCEQFGVSRAPIRQALSALELNGFIYSRQGEGVYVKSNQSLASSTQDPISFDSVSPEEIVEVRMNIEPLIIKFAVQRATDEEIAVLRATIDKMEQETKSGVYVPETDEALHYNIAKASHNELFINIMSAIINAMKKQEMWQFIRDRTVTRPDYLEVNLNEHKQIIEAIEKRDEKKATDIMSKHMQNLYDRYWK